In one window of Drosophila ananassae strain 14024-0371.13 chromosome XR, ASM1763931v2, whole genome shotgun sequence DNA:
- the LOC6498753 gene encoding uncharacterized protein LOC6498753, with product MEHHTYAKSGSKKWSAQEKRDLVEQRIAADDLFSKYSPKHAEPWKKFREIAKIGDYSENALRKQWFSMVQRYRVHKANAVGKPLNRQTIEELNQEWEFFGQIHAYMNQKTADLHSYALKEPNVEPPNNNLAIASVYSCDESQLSPLMLGVLNDHNFGERSPPNGNDTDDLDDVDDEHQQHQGNQENNEELNRLLAEASTSPVHEPPEEEFCMITHEMDEVECGPVMIGGEVSLSNSRYNDIDASSQSELLVQPQAEPLKIESHRRFISKPKKKRLRKGLSQKEKYYRHRRHFEQRMEKRLAGICTVVASVIGHTLPNVDVKPLLDFGSEMANDLPSPSSSENEDEDVEEEEDEETF from the exons ATGGAGCACCACACGTACGCCAAGAGCGGCTCCAAGAAGT GGTCTGCCCAGGAGAAGAGGGATCTGGTGGAGCAGCGCATTGCCGCGGATGATCTGTTCTCGAAGTACTCGCCAAAGCACGCGGAGCCATGGAA GAAATTCAGGGAAATCGCCAAGATTGGTGACTACAGCGAGAATGCTTTGCGCAAGCAATGGTTCTCCATGGTCCAGCGCTACAGAGTCCATAAGGCCAATGCCGTGGGCAAGCCGCTGAACCGCCAAACCATCGAGGAGCTGAACCAGGAGTGGGAGTTCTTTGGCCAGATTCATGCCTACATGAACCAGAAGACCGCCGACCTGCACTCGTATGCCCTCAAGGAGCCAAATGTGGAGCCGCCCAACAACAACTTGGCGATTGCCAGCGTCTACTCCTGCGACGAGAGCCAGTTGTCCCCGTTGATGCTGGGCGTTCTGAACGACCACAACTTCGGGGAGCGTTCACCCCCGAATGGAAATGATACTGATGACCTGGATGATGTTGACGATGAGCACCAGCAGCACCAAGGCAATCAGGAAAATAACGAGGAGCTGAACAGACTGCTGGCCGAGGCATCAACATCGCCAGTACACGAGCCGCCGGAGGAGGAGTTCTGCATGATTACCCACGAGATGGACGAGGTGGAGTGCGGCCCGGTGATGATTGGCGGCGAGGTGTCGCTCTCGAATAGTCGCTACAACGACATAGATGCCTCGTCGCAGTCAGAGCTGCTTGTCCAGCCTCAGGCGGAGCCGTTAAAGATCGAGTCTCATCGCCGTTTTATTTCGAAGCCAAAGAAGAAGCGCCTCCGCAAGGGGCTCAGCCAAAAGGAGAAGTATTATAG ACACCGTCGTCACTTCGAGCAGCGCATGGAGAAGCGCCTTGCAGGGATCTGCACTGTAGTGGCAAGCGTGATTGGTCACACATTACCAAACGTGGATGTGAAGCCACTCCTGGAttttggcagcgaaatggcAAACGACTTGCCATCGCCCAGCAGCAGTGAgaacgaggacgaggacgttGAGGAGGAAGAGGACGAGGAAACGTTCTAG